A single genomic interval of Pochonia chlamydosporia 170 chromosome 7, whole genome shotgun sequence harbors:
- a CDS encoding WD40 repeat-like-containing domain (similar to Cordyceps militaris CM01 XP_006668069.1) has translation MRGMKGRKTDSIASTMESSYEPDDFVATSTYGPVTTTSHQSGSSIPSNRLYRTNTNDTVPRRPTSEGTESHLSTRRTSSNASSTYYPTYSLYPAPTKPLPPLPPKVTNSASRSIGRPPSERSVGSSGRSSHYSDRSGSIVAGASGSISYKSPTSTHYTVPSEFRHSDQQTRTSSLELSFKSMIVSDDKRINNSVHYLDVSSTSSTLATKHGNNIVKVWSLETGDVQSTIKFSSYTEAQSRSRDYLIRSHAILSETSRLIAIASRFGRSIEIWNWEKKKCLQTIDNADRWSAGKMEVYDHGWGRFAAYRGEAGVIDLFAATREKKPFVQMRSINLSEAGLPFVPQYPELALSPTSPLLVAAAGPRPPRRGHPPPDRETLLVAWETHDNGLVGSKPYRVARPWQHKEIDTAIPSDLTTYGSVVVSIWIPATFRAVPAPASRGGTGYNYNLTPVKVPSRYVLVWDLAANSTRTFAIPNCTACISPDCRYVAYCHASGAAIGARGTLAVIDVMSSEEVWCWPDRNATAVDSGPKPGFKQFEDLARVTELAFSADGKSLVVGDGDGRVGVYDIHGKNNEQGPGNLAMAY, from the coding sequence ATGCGCGGCATGAAGGGCCGGAAGACCGACAGCATTGCGTCCACGATGGAGAGCAGCTATGAGCCGGATGACTTTGTAGCAACTAGTACTTATGGACCGGTTACGACTACGTCTCATCAGTCTGGCTCGAGCATCCCCAGCAATCGACTCTACAGAACGAATACCAACGACACTGTCCCCAGAAGACCTACATCTGAAGGCACCGAATCGCACTTGTCGACGAGGCGCACGTCCTCCAATGCGTCATCCACGTATTACCCAACATATAGCCTCTATCCTGCACCGACGAAACCGCTGCCTCCGCTGCCTCCAAAAGTCACGAACAGTGCTTCCAGATCCATTGGAAGACCTCCTTCTGAACGATCCGTGGGGAGCTCCGGGCGATCATCACATTACTCCGACCGATCTGGGAGCATAGTCGCGGGGGCAAGCGGATCGATCTCATATAAATCTCCGACATCTACGCACTACACCGTCCCATCCGAGTTTCGGCATAGCGACCAGCAAACTCGGACATCTTCGTTGGAGCTCAGCTTCAAGAGCATGATTGTATCCGATGATAAGCGCATTAACAATAGTGTTCACTACCTGGACGTATCCTCCACATCCTCGACGCTGGCTaccaaacatggcaataaTATAGTAAAGGTTTGGTCTCTGGAGACGGGTGATGTTCAGAGCACCATCAAGTTCTCGTCATACACAGAAGCGCAATCTCGCTCGCGCGACTACTTGATTCGAAGCCATGCAATTCTATCAGAAACATCCAGGCTGATTGCAATTGCCTCACGGTTCGGCAGATCAATTGAAATATGGAACTgggaaaaaaagaagtgTTTGCAAACAATCGATAACGCAGACCGCTGGTCGGCGGGCAAAATGGAAGTGTATGATCATGGCTGGGGGCGGTTTGCAGCGTATCGAGGGGAAGCAGGTGTAATTGACCTTTTCGCCGCAACGAGAGAGAAGAAGCCCTTTGTACAGATGAGGTCCATCAACCTCTCCGAAGCGGGACTGCCATTCGTCCCTCAGTATCCCGAGCTTGCCCTTTCACCAACGAGCCCTCTTCTTGTGGCTGCTGCCGGCCCCCGACCTCCACGACGAGGGCATCCGCCTCCCGACAGAGAGACACTACTTGTGGCGTGGGAAACGCACGATAATGGCCTGGTTGGAAGCAAGCCATATCGAGTTGCCCGTCCATGGCAACACAAGGAGATTGACACTGCTATTCCATCTGATCTCACCACGTATGGCAGTGTAGTGGTATCCATCTGGATTCCCGCAACGTTCCGTGCAGTGCCGGCACCGGCATCGCGTGGAGGGACAGGATACAACTACAACCTCACGCCAGTCAAGGTGCCGTCGCGTTATGTGTTAGTTTGGGATCTCGCGGCAAACTCAACGAGAACATTTGCAATTCCCAATTGTACTGCTTGCATCTCACCAGATTGTCGATATGTGGCATACTGCCACGCTAGCGGAGCGGCCATTGGTGCTAGGGGAACTCTCGCCGTCATTGATGTGATGTCGTCGGAAgaagtttggtgttggcccGATCGAAATGCGACGGCCGTGGATAGTGGCCCAAAGCCGGGCTTCAAACAGTTTGAAGATCTCGCCCGTGTGACAGAGCTTGCCTTTTCAGCCGACGGGAAGTCGCTAGTTGTGGGTGATGGCGACGGACGCGTGGGTGTGTATGATATCCATGGGAAGAATAATGAACAGGGACCAGGTaatttggcaatggcgtACTAG
- a CDS encoding major allergen Asp f 2-like protein (similar to Metarhizium robertsii ARSEF 23 XP_007826195.1) codes for MLRYSGIRRDYMQVLITHLAMMYFTFTSVLFLSLSSASPVTVQRETPTLTISAPTESSNPVHQWASGWKPFFNIHESCNSSLKAQLQQGLDDTVQLAQHARDHLLRWGHQSEFTQKYFGNGSTAHAIGWYDRIISADKTGMLFRCDDPDRNCETQKGWGGHWRGSNATTETVICPLSFEMRRPLSSVCNLGYTVTGSKLNTFWATDLMHRLFHVPVVSEGLVDHYAHGYLGILELAKTQPEKSGIDSDTLQYFSIDVWAYDIAAPGVGCTGKKPKETPSSATMTKPEPSSTATAVTPCHTHDDGVVHCA; via the exons ATGCTGAGATACAGTGGTATTCGCCGCGATTACATGCAGGTTCTCATTACCCATCTCGCCATGATGTACTTCACCTTTACTTCTGTCTTGTTCCTATCGTTGAGTTCTGCGTCTCCCGTCACCGTCCAGAGAGAGACGCCAACGTTGACCATCTCTGCGCCAACTGAATCTAGCAACCCAGTCCATCAATGGGCATCAGGATGGAAACCTTTTTTCAACATACATGAGTCTTGTAACAGCTCCTTGAAGgcgcagcttcaacaaggGCTGGACGACACGGTGCAGCTTGCCCAGCACGCACGCGATCATCTTTTGAGATGGGGCCATCAGTCTGAATTTACACAAAAgtactttggcaatggttcAACAGCGCATGCCATTGGATGGTATGACCGAATTATTTCTGCCGACAAGACGGGAATGTTGTTTCGCTGTGACGATCCAGATCGCAACTGTGAGACACAGAAAG GCTGGGGCGGACACTGGAGAGGCTCCAATGCGACAACAGAGACGGTTATTTGCCCATTGTCATTTGAAATGCGCCGACCACTGTCATCAGTGTGTAATCTTGGATATACCGTGACTGGATCCAAGCTTAACACTTTCTGGGCAACAGATTTGATGCACAGACTATTCCACGTCCCAGTGGTTAGCGAAGGACTGGTTGATCACTACGCCCACGGCTACTTGGGAATACTGGAACTTGCGAAAACACAGCCTGAGAAGAGTGGCATTGACAGTGACACACTGCAATATTTCTCCATAGATGTATGGGCGTACGACATTGCCGCTCCTGGCGTTGGCTGCACCGGCAAAAAGCCAAAGGAGACTCCATCCAGTGCGACCATGACCAAACCGGAGCCAAGTAGCACCGCTACTGCTGTTACGCCT TGTCATACCCATGATGACGGTGTGGTACACTGCGCATGA
- a CDS encoding Fe(2+) transport protein 3 (similar to Colletotrichum gloeosporioides Nara gc5 XP_007275893.1), whose amino-acid sequence MENSKPQCGSNQGGPKAEYDLPLHVLGLFVVLFTSCLGCGFPVAAKKIKWLKIPPKVFFACKHFGTGVLIATAFVHLLPTAFGSLGNPCLPDLFTELYTPLPGVIMMASLFILFVIELWLNSKTGGHSHGGPTGEGVVAGTPHHHGHSSEQKHPSPVLISQDRKLPRPTPMAWDEKVHMVEYERKPFDEKSFDGRTLRSIYEDDENQAHRLSTMPAWFIAFYEQYVRQHTEIMDMLRPKGNSFKLTDEEKAHATVTEYAVDDEEDKVDPDVLRRMSTNITLLEGGILFHSVFVGMTVSITVEGFIIFLVAISFHQMFEGLGLGSRIAAVPYPRTSYKPWFLVLAFGTTAPIGQAIGLLTRNSYDPDSALGLIIVGVFNAISSGLLIYAALVDLLAEDFLSEEANEVMNGKDKAKAFGWLLLGALGMSIVGAFA is encoded by the exons ATGGAAAATTCAAAGCCTCAGTGTGGCAGCAACCAGGGCGGACCGAAAGCGGAATATGACCTGCCTCTTCATGTTCTTGGTCTTT TTGTCGTTTTGTTCACGTCTTGTCTTG GTTGTGGCTTTCCGGTGGCTGCTAAGAAGATTAAATGGCTCAAGATTCCGCCAAAGGTGTTTTTTGCTTGCAAACATTTTGGGACCGGTGTTCTCATAGCAACGGCATTTGTACAT CTTCTGCCTACTGCTTTTGGGAGCTTAGGAAACCCTTGTCTTCCCGACCTGTTCACAGAACTATATACTCCTCTACCAGGggtcatcatgatggcgTCGCTGTTTATTCTTTTTGTTATCGAGCTCTGGCTGAATTCTAAGACTGGTGGGCACTCTCATGGTGGTCCAACGGGTGAGGGTGTCGTTGCTGGCACACCTCATCACCACGGACACTCATCTGAGCAAAAACATCCAAGTCCGGTATTAATCAGCCAAGACCGGAAGCTTCCTCGGCCGACGCCCATGGCTTGGGATGAAAAGGTTCATATGGTAGAATACGAACGGAAACCATTCGATGAGAAGTCATTCGACGGTCGGACCCTGCGCAGCATCtacgaagatgacgagaatCAAGCCCACAGGCTTTCGACCATGCCCGCCTGGTTTATAGCCTTTTATGAGCAGTATGTCCGACAGCATACTGAAATTATGGATATGCTGCGACCCAAAGGGAATAGTTTCAAACTTACCGATGAAGAAAAAGCTCACGCCACCGTTACAGAGTATGCCgtggacgatgaggaggacaAGGTTGACCCGGACGtgctgaggaggatgtcAACCAACATAACCCTTCTGGAAGGCGGAATTCTCTTCCACTCTGTTTTTGTTGGCATGACGGTATCCATTACAGTTGAGGGGTTTATAATCTTCCTTGTCGCCATTTCATTTCACCAAATGTTTGAAGGGCTGGGCCTCGGGTCTCGAATAGCCGCTGTTCCGTATCCAAGAACGAGTTATAAGCCGTGGTTCTTGGTATTGGCCTTTGGTACGACTGCGCCAATCGGACAAGCTATCGGGCTCTTGACAAGAAACAGTTACGATCCTGATAGCGCACTTGGGTTAATCATTGTTGGAGTATTCAATGCAAT TTCTTCCGGTCTCTTAATCTACGCAGCTCTGGTGGACTTGCTCGCTGAGGATTTCTTATCGGAAGAAGCAAATGAAGTCATGAATGGCAaagacaaggccaaagcATTCGGATGGCTTCTTCTAGGAG CGCTTGGAATGTCTATAGTAGGCGCGTTCGCCTAA
- a CDS encoding carbonic anhydrase (similar to Metarhizium robertsii ARSEF 23 XP_007826578.1) codes for MSVSVEFEAANKQYAATFDKGSLPLPPGRKVAVVACMDARLDPAKVLGLSEGDAHVIRNAGGRTIEALRSVVISQQLLGTREIVILHHTDCGMLTFSDDHLRTKVRNELGEDVDHISFLPFADLKKSVLDDIQILKKSPLVLDVPISGYIYDVTSGKIEKVVPQP; via the exons ATGTCTGTCAGTGTCGAGTTTGAAGCCGCTAACAAGCAGTATGCGGCGACATTTGACAAAGGCAGCCTACCCTTGCCACCAGGACG CAAGGTGGCTGTTGTCGCCTGTATGGACGCACGACTTGATCCTGCCAAAGTTTTAGGCCTCTCCGAAGGGGACGCTCACGTCATTCGGAATGCTGGTGGCCGGACAATCGAGGCCCTGCGTTCGGTTGTTATATCACAACAGCTGCTCGGGACGAGAGAAATTGTGATATTACATCAT ACCGATTGCGGAATGTTGACATTCTCGGACGACCACCTTCGTACAAAGGTTAGAAATGAGTTGGGAGAGGATGTGGACCACATCTCATTTCTCCCATTTGccgacttgaagaagagtgTTCTGGATGACATCCAAATCCTAAAAAAGAGTCCACTGGTTCTCGATGTGCCAATTTCTGGATACATTTATGATGTCACCAGTGGGAAGATCGAGAAGGTTGTCCCTCAGCCATAG
- a CDS encoding NADP-dependent alcohol dehydrogenase (similar to Metarhizium acridum CQMa 102 XP_007806514.1), which yields MPSFTVFRGSNDGRVLKSITTKPDVLEGDSVLISVTASGVCGTDLHYRKRDMVLGHEGVGIVVDLGPGVKYLKKGDRVGWGYETDSCGHCLECLDNAEIYCKERSIYGGSRTVDQGSFASHAIWREAFLHPIPETLSDEHAAPLQCGGATVYTALQGVKPTDTVGIMGVGGLGHLAIQFAAKMGCRVVVLSGSDRKQEEAAGLGAHKFLVSKDLDSQVRGDSWLINRLLVTTSVQPEWEKVMPLMAPRSCIYPLSASTGNLSLPYMGLLLHGVRVQGALVASRGVHRQMLQFAAFHNVKPIIEKFPMNEKGITEAMDRLESGQIHFRAVLVPM from the exons ATGCCTTCTTTCACGGTATTTAGAGGCTCAAATGATGGGCGCGTGCTTAAAAGCATTACCACGAAGCCGGATGTGCTTGAAGGCGACTCTGTCCTTATCAGTGTTACAGCTTCCGGTGTCTGTGGCACAG ATTTACACTAT CGGAAGAGAGATATGGTGCTGGGACATGAAGGCGTTGGCATTGTGGTTGACCTCGGACCGGGTGTCAAGTACCTCAAGAAGGGTGATCGAGTTGGCTGGGGATATGAAACTGACAGCTGCGGTCACTGCCTTGAATGCTTAGACAATGCAGAAATATACTGCAAAGAGCGTTCCATTTACGGCGGTAGCAGGACCGTGGACCAGGGCAGCTTTGCAAGTCATGCAATTTGGCGAGAGGCATTCTTACACCCTATTCCGGAGACTCTAAGTGATGAACATGCAGCGCCGCTCCAATGTGGTGGTGCAACTGTTTATACTGCTCTGCAAGGAGTAAAGCCTACCGACACAGTTGGTATTATGGGTGTTGGAGGGCTTGGTCATTTGGCCATTCAGTTTGCTGCAAAGATGGGATGCCGTGTCGTTGTTCTCTCTGGGTCGGACaggaaacaagaagaagctgcaggacTGGGTGCACACAAGTTTCTCGTATCGAAGgaccttgacagccaagTACGTGGTGATAGCTGGCTGATCAATCGTTTGCTTGTGACCACATCAGTTCAACCAGAGTGGGAGAAAGTTATGCCTCTGATGGCTCCAAGGTCCTGCATATATCCGTTGTCCGCATCAACGGGAAATCTTTCCCTGCCTTACATGGGTCTTTTGCTACACGGCGTCCGCGTGCAAGGCGCATTGGTGGCATCTCGTGGGGTACATCGACAAATGCTGCAGTTTGCAGCGTTTCACAATGTAAAGCCCATAATCGAGAAATTCCCAATGAACGAGAAAGGGATCACGGAAGCCATGGACAGGCTAGAGAGCGGTCAGATACACTTCAGGGCGGTTCTAGTGCCAATGTAG
- a CDS encoding n-alkane-inducible cytochrome P450 (similar to Neosartorya fischeri NRRL 181 XP_001257501.1) — MAFYQNVHPVRLLVLVATVLGTVALVGMAIRRSIIRRRFATSKGCQPIAKSCNRDPLLGIDIMRANLRAAKEHRALEVSRQRYYQFGNTFMSRQLLSRAIMTVEPENVKTILALNFKDYGIGHRLERFGPLLGAGIFDTDGDHWAASRALIRPNFTRDQVADLAEFEKLMQDLFALIPRDGETVVDLQDLFFRYTIDSATEFLFGQSVGSLKKSSQSEPDFAQAFNYAQEAIRMRNILGPLSRFYNDPKADRCNKLCREFAQQFVDEAVRAVQDTGSSNEKDTTTGTPRLTGQKYVFSHELARRTSDKRRILDELMNVLLAGRDTTASLLSNMFFMLAKHPTVWEKLRKEIGGLDGRLPTYEELRNLKYLKCCMNESLRLHPVVPVNAREALRDTILPVGGGEDGRSPVFVAKGTRVAYNIYAMHRRVDFYGKDADKFRPERWEDGQLQPRWEYLPFNGGPRICVGQQYALTEVGNLTMYVFVALTTVLAYGLVACHPGEDHVAELLARGEFLQHHIANLDHCAADLQAAGVEKRSIQRRLHTTKLLREKRGLIDVAGESIRSDIIENQQGIPMEIDVQFIDATTCKPAIGKYVDVWQANATGVYGGVINPENGNGPSDPSNSRKTFLRGIQKTDNDGVVKFSTIFPGHYVGRTIHIHVMLHPNAQPYPNGTIIDTTAAYVGQMYFDQSLINSVRRRPPYSQNRNPLTPNSQDFILQQDLRQGGNPFVQYKMIGSRLEDGVLAWLTYGINPAKRTRVTPVATRRGLQPRETSMVASEIKRD; from the exons ATGGCATTCTATCAAAATGTACATCCTGTGCGGCTGCTAGTACTAGTAGCTACTGTCCTGGGTACGGTTGCACTCGTTGGCATGGCCATTCGTCGTTCAATAATCCGTCGCCGATTTGCTACCAGCAAAGGATGTCAACCGATTGCTAAATCTTGCAATAGAGACCCCCTCCTGGGAATTGATATCATGCGTGCTAATCTCCGCGCCGCTAAAGAGCATAGAGCTCTCGAAGTTAGTCGTCAGCGATATTATCAGTTCGGCAACACATTTATGTCAAGGCAGTTGCTGAGCCGCGCAATCATGACCGTGGAACCTGAGAACGTGAAAACAATCCTGGCCCTGAACTTTAAGGATTATGGTATTGGGCATCGTCTAGAGCGATTCGGACCGCTTCTTGGGGCGGGAATATTTGATACTGATGGTGATCATTGGGCAGCATCCCGTGCCCTTATCAGACCAAACTTCACCCGAGATCAAGTTGCGGACTTGGCAGAGTTCGAAAAGCTGATGCAGGACCTATTTGCGCTAATCCCAAGAGATGGGGAGACGGTTGTAGATCTCCAAGACCTGTTTTTTCGGTACACAATCGATTCGGCCACCGAATTCCTATTCGGGCAGTCAGTCGGCAGTCTGAAAAAGTCGTCACAATCCGAGCCGGACTTCGCACAGGCATTCAACTATGCACAGGAGGCAATTAGAATGCGAAACATACTGGGTCCGCTATCTAGGTTCTACAATGACCCTAAGGCGGATAGATGCAATAAGCTCTGTCGTGAATTCGCTCAACAGTTTGTTGACGAAGCTGTTCGTGCCGTTCAGGACACTGGGAGTTCCAACGAGAAAGACACCACAACGGGTACCCCTAGGCTAACAGGTCAGAAGTACGTCTTCTCGCATGAATTAGCCCGGCGGACATCTGATAAACGTCGCATCTTGGACGAGCTTATGAACGTGTTGCTAGCTGGCCGAGACACTACGGCCAGCCTTTTAAGTAACATGTTCTTTATGCTGGCAAAGCACCCAACTGTTTGGGAAAAGTTGCGAAAAGAAATTGGAGGCTTAGATGGTCGATTGCCAACGTATGAGGAACTCCGCAATCTCAAGTATCTTAAGTGCTGCATGAACGAAT CTCTAAGGCTTCACCCAGTCGTACCGGTTAATGCACGTGAGGCATTGCGAGATACAATTTTGCCCGTGGGTGGTGGCGAGGACGGTCGTTCGCCAGTCTTTGTAGCAAAGGGAACACGGGTTGCATATAATATATATGCAATGCACCGACGCGTGGACTTTTACGGCAAAGATGCAGATAAGTTTCGACCAGAGCGCTGGGAAGATGGGCAGCTGCAACCACGCTGGGAGTATCTACCATTTAACGGTGGCCCGCGAATCTGTGTTGGCCAGCAATACGCTCTTACCGAGGTTGG AAACCTTACAATGTACGTCTTTGTAGCCCTAACTACTGTTCTCGCATATGGCCTCGTCGCGTGTCACCCAGGCGAAGACCACGTCGCGGAGTTGCTAGCACGCGGAGAGTTTCTCCAGCATCACATAGCCAACTTGGACCATTGTGCTGCAGATCTCCAAGCTGCTGGTGTCGAGAAGCGCAGCATACAGCGCAGGCTACACACAACAAAGTTGTTACGCGAGAAGCGTGGATTGATTG ATGTCGCTGGAGAAAGCATCAGGTCCGACATCATCGAGAATCAACAGGGCATTCCCATGGAGATCGATGTTCAATTTATTGATGCAACCACATGCAAACCAGCCATTGGCAAATACGTTGACGTCTGGC AGGCTAATGCTACCGGAGTTTATGGTGGCGTAATTAACCCAGAAAATGGCAACGGTCCTTCGGACCCAAGCAACTCACGGAAAACCTTTTTGCGTGGAATTCAGAAAACTGATAATGATGGGGTCGTGAAATTTTCTACAATCTTCCCAGGCCATTACGTCGGGCGCACAATTCACATTCATGTGATGTTGCACCCAAATGCACAACCGTACCCCAATGGCACGATTATTGACACTACTGCAGCATACGTCGGCCAGATGTATTTCGACCAGAGTCTTATCAACTCTGTTAGGCGTCGCCCACCCTACTCTCAAAATCGTAATCCACTTACACCGAACAGTCAGGATTTCATTCTGCAGCAAGATTTACGGCAGGGTGGTAACCCCTTTGTGCAGTACAAGATGATAGGAAGCCgtcttgaagatggtgtCCTCGCCTGGTTAACATATGGCATCAATCCTGCTAAACGAACTCGTGTAACGCCGGTTGCGACAAGGAGAGGACTACAGCCACGAGAGACATCCATGGTCGCCTCAGAAATAAAGCGAGATTAG